A single region of the Anopheles funestus chromosome X, idAnoFuneDA-416_04, whole genome shotgun sequence genome encodes:
- the LOC125766308 gene encoding histone deacetylase 6 isoform X1, with product MNPNVVTRNSAKQSKIRTRAQQAAFETEKEERRVKFFGGYRMTGKGSIAEAKKQGKLRMSANDTEQRKSSDFTDVQLKDIFHNAQSVCNVERGTTGILYDDRFALHRCLWDSNYPECPERYLRVMERFAMVQLVERCQFLATRLATKAEILMKHTEEQIAILAKTHGSQDETELERLSSQYDAIFIHPTSYETSLLAVGSTIELVDSVWNGTVQNGMAILRPPGHHAMTAEYNGYCFFNNVAIAAQHALDNLGARKILIVDWDVHHGQGTQRMFYSDPRVLYFSIHRYEHGTFWPNLRESDFDYIGEGKGEGYNFNVPLNKTGMTNGDYLAIWQQILLPVAAEFQPELIIVSAGYDAAYGCPEGCMEITPAFYSHLLSPLLSLAQGRVAVVMEGGYCLESLAEGCTLTLKTLLGDPCPRLVEKLQPPSESMQASILNCIYSHRKHWKCLQFYELYDLEDYNNTNPQDNFHKVIKHYIPPEPPAQPGLYETRNCYPVQSDGERTRIREHLQRLRFNTDLTVPPSRVCFVYDELMLEHQNSQEKWHPEQPERIAKIMQRVSIDYELAKRMQRVAGRLATTEELCLVHDPKHVQLIEQLSTDTLKQTADQYNSIYFHPSTNASARMAAGSVLEVVSEVLSGRVRSGVCIVRPPGHHAESDTPHGFCIFNNIAVAARQAVEHYGLRRVLIVDWDVHHGNGTQHIFENDPRVLYISVHRYDNGSFFPNSTDANYTVVGSGPGEGFNVNIPWNRKGMGDQEYVAAFHSIILPIAYEFDPELVLVSAGFDAAIGDPLGGCRVTPEAYGHFTHWLSALAGGRIVVCLEGGYNVNSISHAMAMCTKALLGDPLPMLLAGSSRTTTGPNGSCFETLRSVLTVQQKYWRSLCFNKKLPSCQPLSDGAQTGELIAALDTMSLNDPESSKQSPQSATTPSSSSTSDAVGSCSDEPSSSSSGASRKQGPTLTEFLEANLEALQNEEMFAVVPRRNCPHLKLLRPERAPSSIDTQTPCSECGAEVENWICLLCYGVYCGRYVQEHMLRHGTETVDHPLALSFTDLSVWCYGCDAYIDHPALHHFKNLVHLDKFQEPLVWSYGSDLVLDVVNAGAGSSNQSRKGD from the exons GAGCGCGGTACAACCGGCATCCTGTACGACGATCGTTTCGCACTGCATCGCTGTCTGTGGGATAGCAACTATCCGGAATGTCCCGAACGGTATCTGCGCGTCATGGAACGGTTCGCGATGGTACAGCTGGTGGAACGGTGCCAGTTCCTAGCAACGCGGCTAGCCACGAAGGCAGAGATTCTGATGAAGCATACGGAGGAACAGATAGCGATTCTAGCGAAAACGCACGGCTCGCAGGATGAGACAGAGCTAGAGCGATTAAGCTCACAGTACGATGCAATCTTCATCCATCCG ACGTCATACGAGACGAGCCTGTTAGCGGTAGGAAGCACGATAGAGCTCGTCGATAGCGTATGGAATGGTACGGTGCAGAACGGAATGGCCATACTGCGACCACCGGGACATCACGCAATGACGGCAGAATATAATGGCTACTGCTTCTTCAACAATGTTGCCATTGCGGCCCAGCACGCACTGGACAATCTCGGCGCGCGTAAGATACTGATCGTTGACTGGGACGTTCATCACGGTCAGGGTACGCAACGGATGTTTTATTCCGATCCGAG agTGTTGTACTTTTCAATTCATCGCTACGAGCATGGTACATTTTGGCCCAATCTGCGCGAATCCGATTTCGACTACATCGGTGAGGGTAAGGGTGAGGGATACAATTTTAACGTACCGCTTAATAAGACCGGCATGACGAATGGTGATTATCTTGCGATCTGGCAGCAAATTCTACTACCAGTAGCAGCAGag TTCCAACCGGAGCTGATAATAGTATCAGCCGGCTACGACGCTGCGTACGGATGTCCAGAG GGCTGTATGGAAATAACGCCAGCATTCTACTCACACCTGCTAAGTCCGTTGCTCTCACTAGCTCAGGGACGCGTGGCGGTCGTGATGGAGGGTGGCTACTGTCTTGAATCACTGGCCGAAGGATGTACACTCACCCTCAAGACACTGCTGGGCGATCCGTGTCCCAGGCTGGTGGAAAAGCTACAACCACCATCGGAAAGCATGCAAGCGTCCATCCTGAACTGCATATACAGCCACCGGAAGCACTGGAAGTGTCTTCAGTTTTATGAACTATACGA CTTGGAAGACTACAACAACACGAATCCGCAAGATAACTTCCACAAGGTGATCAAACACTACATTCCACCGGAACCACCTGCCCAGCCGGGGCTGTACGAAACGCGCAACTGCTATCCGGTACAGTCGGACGGCGAGCGCACACGCATCCGGGAGCATCTGCAGCGGTTGCGCTTCAACACGGATCTGACCGTGCCACCGAGCCGCGTATGCTTCGTCTACGACGAGCTAATGCTGGAACATCAGAACAGCCAGGAAAAGTGGCACCCGGAGCAACCGGAACGTATCGCAAAGATAATGCAGCGTGTATCGATCGATTATGAGCTGGCAAAGCGGATGCAGCGGGTAGCAGGACGGCTTGCCACGACGGAGGAACTGTGCCTGGTGCACGATCCGAAACATGTGCAGCTGATCGAGCAGCTGTCCACGGACACGTTGAAGCAAACGGCCGACCAGTACAACTCGATCTACTTCCATCCGAGCACGAACGCTAGCGCCCGAATGGCGGCCGGTTCCGTGCTGGAGGTGGTGTCGGAGGTACTCAGTGGCCGCGTCCGATCCGGCGTGTGTATCGTACGTCCGCCCGGGCATCATGCAGAATCGGACACACCGCACGGTTTTTGCATCTTCAACAATATTGCCGTGGCAGCGCGACAAGCAGTGGAACATTATGGATTGCGCCGGGTGCTGATCGTTGACTGGGACGTACATCATGGCAACGGGACGCAGCACATCTTCGAGAATGATCCGCGCGTGCTGTACATTTCCGTGCACCGGTACGACAATGGTTCGTTCTTCCCGAACAGTACCGATGCGAACTACACCGTCGTCGGTAGTGGACCGGGCGAAGGTTTTAACGTAAACATTCCCTGGAACCGGAAGGGTATGGGCGATCAGGAGTACGTCGCAGCGTTCCATTCGATCATTCTCCCGATAGCGTACGAGTTCGATCCGGAGCTGGTGCTTGTGTCGGCCGGTTTCGATGCGGCCATCGGTGATCCGCTCGGTGGTTGCCGCGTTACACCGGAAGCGTACGGCCACTTTACCCACTGGCTGTCCGCACTGGCAGGTGGCCGGATAGTGGTTTGTCTCGAGGGTGGTTACAACGTTAACTCCATCTCACACGCGATGGCAATGTGCACGAAGGCACTGCTCGGCGATCCGTTACCGATGTTGTTAGCGGGTAGTTCCCGTACCACCACCGGTCCGAATGGGTCCTGCTTCGAAACGCTGCGAAGTGTACTAACGGTGCAGCAAAAGTATTGGCGTTCGCTGTGCTTCAACAAGAAGCTACCGAGCTGTCAACCGCTCTCGGACGGTGCGCAAACGGGCGAATTGATTGCCGCTCTCGACACGATGAGTCTGAACGATCCGGAATCTTCCAAACAATCACCACAATCCGCCACCACGCCTTCGTCATCATCCACGTCCGATGCGGTCGGATCATGCAGCGACGAACCGTCCAGCTCATCATCTGGTGCGTCCCGCAAACAAGGACCAACGTTAACGGAATTTTTAGAAGCTAATCTAGAG GCattacaaaatgaagaaatgttcGCTGTTGTACCGCGCAGAAACTGTCCACACCTGAAGCTACTTCGTCCGGAAAGGGCGCCGTCTT CCATCGACACACAAACGCCGTGCAGTGAGTGTGGCGCAGAGGTGGAAAATTGGATCTGCTTACTGTGCTACGGCGTGTACTGTGGACGGTACGTCCAGGAGCATATGTTGCGGCACGGTACCGAAACGGTGGACCATCCGCTAGCGCTTAGCTTTACCGATCTGTCCGTCTGGTGCTACGGTTGCGATGCGTACATCGATCATCCGGCTTTGCATCATTTCAAGAATTTGGTGCATCTAGACAAATTTCAGGAACCGCTCGTATGGTCGTACGGTAGCGATCTGGTGCTGGATGTGGTCAATGCCGGCGCAGGCAGCAGCAACCAAAGCCGGAAGGGTGACTGA
- the LOC125766308 gene encoding histone deacetylase 6 isoform X2 produces the protein MNPNVVTRNSAKQSKIRTRAQQAAFETEKEERRVKFFGGYRMTGKGSIAEAKKQGKLRMSANDTEQRKSSDFTDVQLKDIFHNAQSVCNVERGTTGILYDDRFALHRCLWDSNYPECPERYLRVMERFAMVQLVERCQFLATRLATKAEILMKHTEEQIAILAKTHGSQDETELERLSSQYDAIFIHPTSYETSLLAVGSTIELVDSVWNGTVQNGMAILRPPGHHAMTAEYNGYCFFNNVAIAAQHALDNLGARKILIVDWDVHHGQGTQRMFYSDPRVLYFSIHRYEHGTFWPNLRESDFDYIGEGKGEGYNFNVPLNKTGMTNGDYLAIWQQILLPVAAEFNPELIIVSAGYDSALGDEKGCMEITPAFYSHLLSPLLSLAQGRVAVVMEGGYCLESLAEGCTLTLKTLLGDPCPRLVEKLQPPSESMQASILNCIYSHRKHWKCLQFYELYDLEDYNNTNPQDNFHKVIKHYIPPEPPAQPGLYETRNCYPVQSDGERTRIREHLQRLRFNTDLTVPPSRVCFVYDELMLEHQNSQEKWHPEQPERIAKIMQRVSIDYELAKRMQRVAGRLATTEELCLVHDPKHVQLIEQLSTDTLKQTADQYNSIYFHPSTNASARMAAGSVLEVVSEVLSGRVRSGVCIVRPPGHHAESDTPHGFCIFNNIAVAARQAVEHYGLRRVLIVDWDVHHGNGTQHIFENDPRVLYISVHRYDNGSFFPNSTDANYTVVGSGPGEGFNVNIPWNRKGMGDQEYVAAFHSIILPIAYEFDPELVLVSAGFDAAIGDPLGGCRVTPEAYGHFTHWLSALAGGRIVVCLEGGYNVNSISHAMAMCTKALLGDPLPMLLAGSSRTTTGPNGSCFETLRSVLTVQQKYWRSLCFNKKLPSCQPLSDGAQTGELIAALDTMSLNDPESSKQSPQSATTPSSSSTSDAVGSCSDEPSSSSSGASRKQGPTLTEFLEANLEALQNEEMFAVVPRRNCPHLKLLRPERAPSSIDTQTPCSECGAEVENWICLLCYGVYCGRYVQEHMLRHGTETVDHPLALSFTDLSVWCYGCDAYIDHPALHHFKNLVHLDKFQEPLVWSYGSDLVLDVVNAGAGSSNQSRKGD, from the exons GAGCGCGGTACAACCGGCATCCTGTACGACGATCGTTTCGCACTGCATCGCTGTCTGTGGGATAGCAACTATCCGGAATGTCCCGAACGGTATCTGCGCGTCATGGAACGGTTCGCGATGGTACAGCTGGTGGAACGGTGCCAGTTCCTAGCAACGCGGCTAGCCACGAAGGCAGAGATTCTGATGAAGCATACGGAGGAACAGATAGCGATTCTAGCGAAAACGCACGGCTCGCAGGATGAGACAGAGCTAGAGCGATTAAGCTCACAGTACGATGCAATCTTCATCCATCCG ACGTCATACGAGACGAGCCTGTTAGCGGTAGGAAGCACGATAGAGCTCGTCGATAGCGTATGGAATGGTACGGTGCAGAACGGAATGGCCATACTGCGACCACCGGGACATCACGCAATGACGGCAGAATATAATGGCTACTGCTTCTTCAACAATGTTGCCATTGCGGCCCAGCACGCACTGGACAATCTCGGCGCGCGTAAGATACTGATCGTTGACTGGGACGTTCATCACGGTCAGGGTACGCAACGGATGTTTTATTCCGATCCGAG agTGTTGTACTTTTCAATTCATCGCTACGAGCATGGTACATTTTGGCCCAATCTGCGCGAATCCGATTTCGACTACATCGGTGAGGGTAAGGGTGAGGGATACAATTTTAACGTACCGCTTAATAAGACCGGCATGACGAATGGTGATTATCTTGCGATCTGGCAGCAAATTCTACTACCAGTAGCAGCAGag TTCAATCCCGAACTGATTATCGTGTCGGCTGGTTATGATTCTGCGCTGGGCGATGAAAAG GGCTGTATGGAAATAACGCCAGCATTCTACTCACACCTGCTAAGTCCGTTGCTCTCACTAGCTCAGGGACGCGTGGCGGTCGTGATGGAGGGTGGCTACTGTCTTGAATCACTGGCCGAAGGATGTACACTCACCCTCAAGACACTGCTGGGCGATCCGTGTCCCAGGCTGGTGGAAAAGCTACAACCACCATCGGAAAGCATGCAAGCGTCCATCCTGAACTGCATATACAGCCACCGGAAGCACTGGAAGTGTCTTCAGTTTTATGAACTATACGA CTTGGAAGACTACAACAACACGAATCCGCAAGATAACTTCCACAAGGTGATCAAACACTACATTCCACCGGAACCACCTGCCCAGCCGGGGCTGTACGAAACGCGCAACTGCTATCCGGTACAGTCGGACGGCGAGCGCACACGCATCCGGGAGCATCTGCAGCGGTTGCGCTTCAACACGGATCTGACCGTGCCACCGAGCCGCGTATGCTTCGTCTACGACGAGCTAATGCTGGAACATCAGAACAGCCAGGAAAAGTGGCACCCGGAGCAACCGGAACGTATCGCAAAGATAATGCAGCGTGTATCGATCGATTATGAGCTGGCAAAGCGGATGCAGCGGGTAGCAGGACGGCTTGCCACGACGGAGGAACTGTGCCTGGTGCACGATCCGAAACATGTGCAGCTGATCGAGCAGCTGTCCACGGACACGTTGAAGCAAACGGCCGACCAGTACAACTCGATCTACTTCCATCCGAGCACGAACGCTAGCGCCCGAATGGCGGCCGGTTCCGTGCTGGAGGTGGTGTCGGAGGTACTCAGTGGCCGCGTCCGATCCGGCGTGTGTATCGTACGTCCGCCCGGGCATCATGCAGAATCGGACACACCGCACGGTTTTTGCATCTTCAACAATATTGCCGTGGCAGCGCGACAAGCAGTGGAACATTATGGATTGCGCCGGGTGCTGATCGTTGACTGGGACGTACATCATGGCAACGGGACGCAGCACATCTTCGAGAATGATCCGCGCGTGCTGTACATTTCCGTGCACCGGTACGACAATGGTTCGTTCTTCCCGAACAGTACCGATGCGAACTACACCGTCGTCGGTAGTGGACCGGGCGAAGGTTTTAACGTAAACATTCCCTGGAACCGGAAGGGTATGGGCGATCAGGAGTACGTCGCAGCGTTCCATTCGATCATTCTCCCGATAGCGTACGAGTTCGATCCGGAGCTGGTGCTTGTGTCGGCCGGTTTCGATGCGGCCATCGGTGATCCGCTCGGTGGTTGCCGCGTTACACCGGAAGCGTACGGCCACTTTACCCACTGGCTGTCCGCACTGGCAGGTGGCCGGATAGTGGTTTGTCTCGAGGGTGGTTACAACGTTAACTCCATCTCACACGCGATGGCAATGTGCACGAAGGCACTGCTCGGCGATCCGTTACCGATGTTGTTAGCGGGTAGTTCCCGTACCACCACCGGTCCGAATGGGTCCTGCTTCGAAACGCTGCGAAGTGTACTAACGGTGCAGCAAAAGTATTGGCGTTCGCTGTGCTTCAACAAGAAGCTACCGAGCTGTCAACCGCTCTCGGACGGTGCGCAAACGGGCGAATTGATTGCCGCTCTCGACACGATGAGTCTGAACGATCCGGAATCTTCCAAACAATCACCACAATCCGCCACCACGCCTTCGTCATCATCCACGTCCGATGCGGTCGGATCATGCAGCGACGAACCGTCCAGCTCATCATCTGGTGCGTCCCGCAAACAAGGACCAACGTTAACGGAATTTTTAGAAGCTAATCTAGAG GCattacaaaatgaagaaatgttcGCTGTTGTACCGCGCAGAAACTGTCCACACCTGAAGCTACTTCGTCCGGAAAGGGCGCCGTCTT CCATCGACACACAAACGCCGTGCAGTGAGTGTGGCGCAGAGGTGGAAAATTGGATCTGCTTACTGTGCTACGGCGTGTACTGTGGACGGTACGTCCAGGAGCATATGTTGCGGCACGGTACCGAAACGGTGGACCATCCGCTAGCGCTTAGCTTTACCGATCTGTCCGTCTGGTGCTACGGTTGCGATGCGTACATCGATCATCCGGCTTTGCATCATTTCAAGAATTTGGTGCATCTAGACAAATTTCAGGAACCGCTCGTATGGTCGTACGGTAGCGATCTGGTGCTGGATGTGGTCAATGCCGGCGCAGGCAGCAGCAACCAAAGCCGGAAGGGTGACTGA
- the LOC125766308 gene encoding histone deacetylase 6 isoform X3, whose protein sequence is MTGKGSIAEAKKQGKLRMSANDTEQRKSSDFTDVQLKDIFHNAQSVCNVERGTTGILYDDRFALHRCLWDSNYPECPERYLRVMERFAMVQLVERCQFLATRLATKAEILMKHTEEQIAILAKTHGSQDETELERLSSQYDAIFIHPTSYETSLLAVGSTIELVDSVWNGTVQNGMAILRPPGHHAMTAEYNGYCFFNNVAIAAQHALDNLGARKILIVDWDVHHGQGTQRMFYSDPRVLYFSIHRYEHGTFWPNLRESDFDYIGEGKGEGYNFNVPLNKTGMTNGDYLAIWQQILLPVAAEFQPELIIVSAGYDAAYGCPEGCMEITPAFYSHLLSPLLSLAQGRVAVVMEGGYCLESLAEGCTLTLKTLLGDPCPRLVEKLQPPSESMQASILNCIYSHRKHWKCLQFYELYDLEDYNNTNPQDNFHKVIKHYIPPEPPAQPGLYETRNCYPVQSDGERTRIREHLQRLRFNTDLTVPPSRVCFVYDELMLEHQNSQEKWHPEQPERIAKIMQRVSIDYELAKRMQRVAGRLATTEELCLVHDPKHVQLIEQLSTDTLKQTADQYNSIYFHPSTNASARMAAGSVLEVVSEVLSGRVRSGVCIVRPPGHHAESDTPHGFCIFNNIAVAARQAVEHYGLRRVLIVDWDVHHGNGTQHIFENDPRVLYISVHRYDNGSFFPNSTDANYTVVGSGPGEGFNVNIPWNRKGMGDQEYVAAFHSIILPIAYEFDPELVLVSAGFDAAIGDPLGGCRVTPEAYGHFTHWLSALAGGRIVVCLEGGYNVNSISHAMAMCTKALLGDPLPMLLAGSSRTTTGPNGSCFETLRSVLTVQQKYWRSLCFNKKLPSCQPLSDGAQTGELIAALDTMSLNDPESSKQSPQSATTPSSSSTSDAVGSCSDEPSSSSSGASRKQGPTLTEFLEANLEALQNEEMFAVVPRRNCPHLKLLRPERAPSSIDTQTPCSECGAEVENWICLLCYGVYCGRYVQEHMLRHGTETVDHPLALSFTDLSVWCYGCDAYIDHPALHHFKNLVHLDKFQEPLVWSYGSDLVLDVVNAGAGSSNQSRKGD, encoded by the exons GAGCGCGGTACAACCGGCATCCTGTACGACGATCGTTTCGCACTGCATCGCTGTCTGTGGGATAGCAACTATCCGGAATGTCCCGAACGGTATCTGCGCGTCATGGAACGGTTCGCGATGGTACAGCTGGTGGAACGGTGCCAGTTCCTAGCAACGCGGCTAGCCACGAAGGCAGAGATTCTGATGAAGCATACGGAGGAACAGATAGCGATTCTAGCGAAAACGCACGGCTCGCAGGATGAGACAGAGCTAGAGCGATTAAGCTCACAGTACGATGCAATCTTCATCCATCCG ACGTCATACGAGACGAGCCTGTTAGCGGTAGGAAGCACGATAGAGCTCGTCGATAGCGTATGGAATGGTACGGTGCAGAACGGAATGGCCATACTGCGACCACCGGGACATCACGCAATGACGGCAGAATATAATGGCTACTGCTTCTTCAACAATGTTGCCATTGCGGCCCAGCACGCACTGGACAATCTCGGCGCGCGTAAGATACTGATCGTTGACTGGGACGTTCATCACGGTCAGGGTACGCAACGGATGTTTTATTCCGATCCGAG agTGTTGTACTTTTCAATTCATCGCTACGAGCATGGTACATTTTGGCCCAATCTGCGCGAATCCGATTTCGACTACATCGGTGAGGGTAAGGGTGAGGGATACAATTTTAACGTACCGCTTAATAAGACCGGCATGACGAATGGTGATTATCTTGCGATCTGGCAGCAAATTCTACTACCAGTAGCAGCAGag TTCCAACCGGAGCTGATAATAGTATCAGCCGGCTACGACGCTGCGTACGGATGTCCAGAG GGCTGTATGGAAATAACGCCAGCATTCTACTCACACCTGCTAAGTCCGTTGCTCTCACTAGCTCAGGGACGCGTGGCGGTCGTGATGGAGGGTGGCTACTGTCTTGAATCACTGGCCGAAGGATGTACACTCACCCTCAAGACACTGCTGGGCGATCCGTGTCCCAGGCTGGTGGAAAAGCTACAACCACCATCGGAAAGCATGCAAGCGTCCATCCTGAACTGCATATACAGCCACCGGAAGCACTGGAAGTGTCTTCAGTTTTATGAACTATACGA CTTGGAAGACTACAACAACACGAATCCGCAAGATAACTTCCACAAGGTGATCAAACACTACATTCCACCGGAACCACCTGCCCAGCCGGGGCTGTACGAAACGCGCAACTGCTATCCGGTACAGTCGGACGGCGAGCGCACACGCATCCGGGAGCATCTGCAGCGGTTGCGCTTCAACACGGATCTGACCGTGCCACCGAGCCGCGTATGCTTCGTCTACGACGAGCTAATGCTGGAACATCAGAACAGCCAGGAAAAGTGGCACCCGGAGCAACCGGAACGTATCGCAAAGATAATGCAGCGTGTATCGATCGATTATGAGCTGGCAAAGCGGATGCAGCGGGTAGCAGGACGGCTTGCCACGACGGAGGAACTGTGCCTGGTGCACGATCCGAAACATGTGCAGCTGATCGAGCAGCTGTCCACGGACACGTTGAAGCAAACGGCCGACCAGTACAACTCGATCTACTTCCATCCGAGCACGAACGCTAGCGCCCGAATGGCGGCCGGTTCCGTGCTGGAGGTGGTGTCGGAGGTACTCAGTGGCCGCGTCCGATCCGGCGTGTGTATCGTACGTCCGCCCGGGCATCATGCAGAATCGGACACACCGCACGGTTTTTGCATCTTCAACAATATTGCCGTGGCAGCGCGACAAGCAGTGGAACATTATGGATTGCGCCGGGTGCTGATCGTTGACTGGGACGTACATCATGGCAACGGGACGCAGCACATCTTCGAGAATGATCCGCGCGTGCTGTACATTTCCGTGCACCGGTACGACAATGGTTCGTTCTTCCCGAACAGTACCGATGCGAACTACACCGTCGTCGGTAGTGGACCGGGCGAAGGTTTTAACGTAAACATTCCCTGGAACCGGAAGGGTATGGGCGATCAGGAGTACGTCGCAGCGTTCCATTCGATCATTCTCCCGATAGCGTACGAGTTCGATCCGGAGCTGGTGCTTGTGTCGGCCGGTTTCGATGCGGCCATCGGTGATCCGCTCGGTGGTTGCCGCGTTACACCGGAAGCGTACGGCCACTTTACCCACTGGCTGTCCGCACTGGCAGGTGGCCGGATAGTGGTTTGTCTCGAGGGTGGTTACAACGTTAACTCCATCTCACACGCGATGGCAATGTGCACGAAGGCACTGCTCGGCGATCCGTTACCGATGTTGTTAGCGGGTAGTTCCCGTACCACCACCGGTCCGAATGGGTCCTGCTTCGAAACGCTGCGAAGTGTACTAACGGTGCAGCAAAAGTATTGGCGTTCGCTGTGCTTCAACAAGAAGCTACCGAGCTGTCAACCGCTCTCGGACGGTGCGCAAACGGGCGAATTGATTGCCGCTCTCGACACGATGAGTCTGAACGATCCGGAATCTTCCAAACAATCACCACAATCCGCCACCACGCCTTCGTCATCATCCACGTCCGATGCGGTCGGATCATGCAGCGACGAACCGTCCAGCTCATCATCTGGTGCGTCCCGCAAACAAGGACCAACGTTAACGGAATTTTTAGAAGCTAATCTAGAG GCattacaaaatgaagaaatgttcGCTGTTGTACCGCGCAGAAACTGTCCACACCTGAAGCTACTTCGTCCGGAAAGGGCGCCGTCTT CCATCGACACACAAACGCCGTGCAGTGAGTGTGGCGCAGAGGTGGAAAATTGGATCTGCTTACTGTGCTACGGCGTGTACTGTGGACGGTACGTCCAGGAGCATATGTTGCGGCACGGTACCGAAACGGTGGACCATCCGCTAGCGCTTAGCTTTACCGATCTGTCCGTCTGGTGCTACGGTTGCGATGCGTACATCGATCATCCGGCTTTGCATCATTTCAAGAATTTGGTGCATCTAGACAAATTTCAGGAACCGCTCGTATGGTCGTACGGTAGCGATCTGGTGCTGGATGTGGTCAATGCCGGCGCAGGCAGCAGCAACCAAAGCCGGAAGGGTGACTGA